Genomic segment of Streptomyces alboniger:
AGACGCGCCGGCAGGCCAAGGGCGAGCTGTCCGTGGCCACGTACAACGTCGAGAACCTCGACCCGGGCGACGCGCAGACGAAGTTCGACGCGCTGGCCGGCGCGGTCGTCACGAACCTCGCCTCGCCCGACATCGTCGCCCTGGAGGAGATCCAGGACGACAACGGCGCGAAGAACGACGGCACGGTCGCCGCGGGCGCGACCCTGAAGAAGTTCACGGACGCGATCGTCGCCGCGGGCGGGCCCCGCTACGAGTGGCGGTCCATCGACCCGGTGAACAACAAGGACGGCGGCGAGCCGGGCGGCAACATCCGCCAGGTGTTCCTCTTCAACCCGGAGCGGGTCTCCTTCACCGACCGCGCGGGCGGCGACGCGACGACGTCCACCGAGGTCGTCCGCGCGGGCGAGCGGGCCGCGCTGAGCCACTCGCCGGGCCGCGTCGACCCGCAGAACGCGGCGTGGACCAACAGCCGCAAGCCGCTGGCCGGTGAGTTCGTCTTCCGCGGCCGCACGGTCTTCGTGATCGCCAACCACTTCGGGTCCAAGGGCGGCGACGAGGGCCTCACCTCGCACCACCAGCCGCCGGTGCGCTCCTCGGAGGTACAGCGCCTCAAGCAGGCGCAGGCCGTGAACGGCTTCGTGAAGGACATCCGCGAGGTCCAGAGGAACGCGGACGTCGTCGTGCTCGGTGACATCAACGACTTCGAGTTCTCGGCGACCACCAAGGCCCTCCAGGACGGCGGCGCCCTGCGCGCGGCCGTCAAGTCGCTGCCCAGGAGCGAGCGCTACTCGTACGTCTACCAGGGCAACTCGCAGGTCCTCGACCAGATCCTGACCAGCCCCGGCGTCGGCGACGGCTTCTCCTACGACAGCGTGCACATCAACGCGGAGTTCGCCGACCAGAACAGCGACCACGATCCGCAGGTGCTGCGCTTCAGGCCGTAGGGCGGGTCCCTAGGGCGGGTCCGTACCGGCTCTCACCCGTAGAGGTGGTGCAGCCAGTCCTGCCAGGCCAGTTCGGTGCGTTTGGTGTCGGCGTGCGGGCCGAAGTCGTGCACGCTGACACCGACCGGCGCGCCTCGGTGGCCGCGGCCGAAGAAGCGGTGCAGGGCGTCGTCCGTGCGCAGGCCGATGAAGTACCGGCTGCGGAAGTCGATCACCGCGTCCAGTTCCTCGCCGGGGCCCTCGACGCGGACGCGGGCGCCCTCAGAAGCGTCGTCGGGCAGGCCGAGGGCGCGGGCGAGGCGGACGAGGGCGTCGGGGGCGATCGAGGCCCGCGGGCCGTTGAGGGCGCAGAAGACGGCGGGGCGGCCCGCGAAGTACGCCATGTACTGGCGCAGGGTGTGCAGGTGGAAGTCGGTGCGCCGGGTGGCGTCGGCGTGCTGGCCGTCCAGGTCCTCGGTGAAGACGCCGCTGTGGACGTAGCGCAGCCAGGAGCGGCGTCCGCCGTCGCGGGGCTCGATGGTGTGGTCGAGCTGGTCGAGGCTCTGTCCGGGCACGCCGTCCGGGTCCTCGACGCGGGCGGTGAGGCGGTGCGGCGGGTCCCATCGGGTGACGGTGCCGCCGAAAGGGGCGGTGCCGCCCTCCCGCGGCTCGTACTCCATGGGCCACAGCCAGCCGCCGGTGCCCGTGGTGAGGGCGGCCCAGAGCTGGGCCGGGGAGCCCTCCACCTCGAACTCCCGGGCTATGTCGAACTCCTTGCCGCCGGTCATCCCTCCACCGTCCCGCCGCCCCCTACCGCTGTCCAGGCGGGCACGGCCGTCGGCGGGAGGGGGCCCCGAATCTACGCCCAGCTCGGTACGAAGCCGTACGCGAACCGGTACCGGGCGACGGTGCCGCTGCTCGTGACGCCGGGGAACTCGCGCACCCGCCGCCACTGCGGCGTCAGCGAATCCACCCCTTCGGCCGCGGCGAGCACGTCGATGTGGGCCTGCTCGGTCTCCCACTCCGCGTAGTTGACGACTTCCGTGCCGTCCGTGCTGACGTGGAAGTGCGCGGAGATCAGCCCCTTGTCCTTGACCGGGTCGCTGTCCAGGGCCTCCAGTACGCCGTCCACCCAGGCGCGCTGCCGCTCCGCGTCCGGGCCGTCGAACACGATGCGCACGATCACGATCGCCCCGGGCTCCCGCCGCTCGCCGCCGGAAGCGGCGCTCCAGCTGCGGTACAGCCGCGTCTTGGACAGGCCGAGGCGTTCGATGCCCGGCACGGCCGCGTCGATCTCGGTGTTGCGCGCGTCCCTGCCGTTGTGCGCGCCGTCGAAGAAGTCCTGGTAGGCCTCCTCGTCGCGCCAGTGCGAGTGGTGCAGGACCGCCGATCCGTCGGAGCCGTCGAAGCCCGCGTACACCGTGTACGACAGGAGCCCCTCGTGCGGCCAGGGGCGGCTCTCCCAGGCCCGCGCGATGGCGTCCAGGGTGGCCCGCTGCCGCTCGGGGGAGCCGGTGCTCCAGGTGCTGATGAAGGCGAGGCCCGCTTCGGGGCGGGCCGGGTCGGGGTGGGTGCCGGTGCTCAGGGTCGTGGCCGTGGTCGCAGACATGGCTGTCCATCCGTCCGTCTCGGTGTGGGTCGGTGCGTGCGTGTTCCACGTTCCGACCTCAACCACGGTTCAGGTCAAGCCCGTTCACGAGCCGGTACGGTCACCGCGCCGAGAGCGGGCCGTTTCGCTTCCCTGCCGTCGCCCGACGAGCGGCCCCGCATACGCCGCCACAGCCACGGCCCCATGAACCCGGCCAGCCAGCGTGCCTCCGCCGTCGCCTCGCCGAGCACCGACACCAGGGCGAGCGGCGGCAGCGTCGTCAGCCAGTCCTCGTGGCCGGGCAGGCCGAGGGCGTCCGCCATGCCCTCGGCGATCCTCGCGTGGCCCAGCGGGCTCGCGTGCAGGCGGTCGCCGCTCCACAGCCGCGGATCGGTGGTGACCCGGTGCGGGAACGTGTCGAGCACGGTCACGCCGTGCCGGTCGGCGGCCGCCCGGATCCGGGCGTTCAGGTCCAGGACGCGGGGCAGCGCGCGCCGGGCGAGCGGCGCGATCCGTCCGATGTCCGGGAAGGTCACGGTGGCCACGTGCGCGCCCGCCGCGGTGAGTTCGGTGAACATCTCCTCCAGGTCGGCGGCGACGCGCGCGGCGTCGAAGCCCGGCCGCACCAGGTCGTTCATGCCCGCCATGACGGTCACCAGGTCCGGCTTCAGCGCGAGGGCAGGGCCCAGCTGCTCCGCCTTGATCCCCGCCGTCAGCCGGCCGCGCACGGCGAGATTGGCGTAGGTGAGGTCCGGGTTCACCGCGGCGAGGATCTCGGCGAGGCGGTCGGCCCAGCCGCGGTAGCCGTGCGCCTCGTCGCCGTCCCCGAGACCCTCCGTCTGGCTGTCGCCGAGCGCGACGTAGCGGGCGTAGGGATGCTGCCGCGTGGTGGTCATGGGCCGAGCTTCCTCCGGGCACCCGGTGCCGTCAACGCGGCCTCTCGGGGCTGGGGCCCGGCCTCCCATCGCCTCACGCGCGGTGGCCGCGACGCGTACGAGCGCCGCTGTGCCCCGGCCGAAAGGAACACGGCCGGGGCACACGGGCGGCGGGGTGCGGCTCAGTCGGGCCAGCGGCCGGTGACCCGGCGTACGCTCACCGCGCCGCCGCGCTCCACCGCCGCCCTGACCACGGCGAAGATCGCGCCCTGGATCGCGGCGGCCGCGAGGATCTCGCGCCAGGTGCGTTCCTCGTCGTGGGCGTCCGGCGCGTCGTCCTCGCCCGCCACCGCCTTCCAGGTGCGCTGGAACAGAGCGCCCGCGGCCATGCCTCCGAGCATGCCGAAGGCCATGCCGACGGGCTTGTAGAGCATGGTGGCCTTGGTCATCGGCGGCCACCGCCCTTCCGTCGGCGCAGCACCACGAACGCGAGCAGCACGCCCGCCCCCGCCGCGACGAACGCCCCCGGCCGCCGGCGGCCGGCCCGTGCGACGCCGGTCGCGACGGAACGTACCGGCTCGGGTGTGTTCTCCTGCACGAGCCGCGCGGCCTCGGCGACCTTCTCCTCGGCCTGTACGACGGTCTGGTGCTCCTCCGCGCGCGCCTTGGCGCCGAGTACGGCCCCCTTGGCCAGCGCGGCACCCTCGGCCGCCTTGCCCTTCGCGAGGGCGGCACCCTCGATGGCCTTGCCCTTGACCTGCGCCGCGCCTTCGATGGCCTTGCCCTTCGCCTGCGCGGCGCCCTCGGCGGTCACGCTCTTCGCGTGGCCCGCCTCCTGCGCCGCCTTGCCCTTCGCGCGCGCCGCCTGCTCCGTCATCTTGTCCTTCATCTGTGCCGCCGTTCCTCGTACCTGGCCCTTGACCGCCTCGGCCCGATGCCGTGCGCGGGTCTTCACGTCCGCCTTCGCCGCCAGTTCCTCGACGGTCTCGCCCAGTCGGCCGCGGGTCTCCTCGATCTGCGTGCGCAGTTCGTCCGGGTCGGTGGGGTCCGTGGAGTCTGTGGGGTCTGTGGGGTCCTTGGGGTCATTTGGTGTGCTCGTCATCGGTGCGCCCTTCCCTTGATCTCCTCGACGTCCGCCTTGACGCTGTCGATGGCCTCCTGGGGCACCGGTGGAACCGCGCGCTTCAACTGCCCGCGCCCCACTGCCGCCAGTACCCCGGCCACGGCGAAGAGAACACCGGTGACGATCAGGGCGGCGGCCCAGACGGGCAGGGCGAGTGAGAGCGCCGCGATCGCCGTGGCCGCCAGCGCCATGAGCCCGATGTACGAGATCGCGCCGGCCGCGCCGAGGAGCCCGCCTCCGCGGCCCGCACGCTTGCCCTTCTCGGCCATCTCCTGGCCGGCGAGCCGCATTTCCTGGCGTACGAGTTCCGATAGCTGTGTGGTGGCCTGCTCGACGAGCTGGCCCACCGAGTGCTGCGCGGGGTCGCGGATCGGCCGCTCGTCCCTGGTCCCGGTCACGGGTTTCGCCTCCCTTCTGGCTGGGAGGTCCGGGTACCCGTGCCGGGCCGCGCTATCCCCGCTGATCTCCGGTCAGCCGCGCCAACTCGGCCTGGAACCAGTCCAGGCGCGCCTGGAGCAGCGCGGCCTCGGCCATCAGTTCGGGCATCCCAAGGCCCGGCAGCCCTTCCGGGGAGGCGGGCGGGGCGGCCGCGACGACCCGCAGCCCCTCCCCCGCCAGCCGTGCGAACTCCGCGACGGCCCCGGCCCGGCGCCCGCCCCGGCACCATCCGCACGCGGCCTCCAGCGCCCGCCACCCCGGCCTGCCCCACCCCGCGTCGGCTAGGAGGGTTGCGGTGGCGCCGCAGTCGCACGGCGGGACGGTCGCGCGGCGCACCCGCTGCCGCCCGTACCGGAAGCCGCGCTCGAAGCGGATGTACACGCCGAGCACGGTCACTTCGAGCAGCAGCGCCTTGCGGTGCTCGGCGGTGCACAGCAGCCCCTCGGCGGTGGCGCGGTCGTGCACACAGTGGAAGCCGCAGTCGCAGCGGCGGTGGGGCGCGCTGTGCCGTCTGCCGTAGACGCAGCTCGCCTCGTCGAGCACCGCGTAGGGCCGGCCCGCGCCGAGGGAGACGCCGGTGAAGGCGGCCCGGGTGCCGTCGTAGGACAGCACCGGGCGGGCGATCTTGTATCCGGTCGGCGGCTCCGTCGGGCGTTCCTCGGGGAGCCGCGGCCTCATCGGGCGGCCGTGGCCTCGACCGGCAGGGGCTCCGCCGCCGACTCGGCGGTCTTCGGGCCGGGTTCGGGCACGGACGTGTCGTACGGTCGCGACGGCTCCTCCTGCCGCGGCCGCTCCTCGGCGATTCCGGTGGCGAGTGCCTTGCCGAGCCTCATGACGCCTCCTAGGGACCGACTGTCCCGCCATGGTGACCCATGCGGGGGCGGGTTGGCACCGGTCGCGGGCCGTCCTGCGCCTCGCGGCCCACCCCCGGACCGTCGTGGTGGAGGACCGTGTGTACGTCATGCGCGGCAGCCGGCACG
This window contains:
- a CDS encoding endonuclease/exonuclease/phosphatase family protein, whose amino-acid sequence is MPQIPTPRMPRPAAVSAVVATALAAGLLAVSASTASADEVRVHDIQGTTRISPLAGQQVTDVRGVVTGVRAYGSKGFWIQDTKADGDPATSEGVFVYTGSATLTVEPGDAVRVSGTVGEYVPGGAASGNQSLTQITKPTVTVESSGNALPAPVRVGAKSVPARYAPAGDPAQGNSVNALPLKPRTYALDLYESLEGMNVAVGSSRVVGATDAYNELWVTVRPHENRSRRGGTVYGSYDAQNGGRLQIQQLAPVSERPFPKANVGDVLKGGAEGPLDFNQFGGYTLVARELGDVRDKGLEREKTRRQAKGELSVATYNVENLDPGDAQTKFDALAGAVVTNLASPDIVALEEIQDDNGAKNDGTVAAGATLKKFTDAIVAAGGPRYEWRSIDPVNNKDGGEPGGNIRQVFLFNPERVSFTDRAGGDATTSTEVVRAGERAALSHSPGRVDPQNAAWTNSRKPLAGEFVFRGRTVFVIANHFGSKGGDEGLTSHHQPPVRSSEVQRLKQAQAVNGFVKDIREVQRNADVVVLGDINDFEFSATTKALQDGGALRAAVKSLPRSERYSYVYQGNSQVLDQILTSPGVGDGFSYDSVHINAEFADQNSDHDPQVLRFRP
- a CDS encoding SRPBCC family protein; the encoded protein is MTGGKEFDIAREFEVEGSPAQLWAALTTGTGGWLWPMEYEPREGGTAPFGGTVTRWDPPHRLTARVEDPDGVPGQSLDQLDHTIEPRDGGRRSWLRYVHSGVFTEDLDGQHADATRRTDFHLHTLRQYMAYFAGRPAVFCALNGPRASIAPDALVRLARALGLPDDASEGARVRVEGPGEELDAVIDFRSRYFIGLRTDDALHRFFGRGHRGAPVGVSVHDFGPHADTKRTELAWQDWLHHLYG
- a CDS encoding antibiotic biosynthesis monooxygenase, giving the protein MSATTATTLSTGTHPDPARPEAGLAFISTWSTGSPERQRATLDAIARAWESRPWPHEGLLSYTVYAGFDGSDGSAVLHHSHWRDEEAYQDFFDGAHNGRDARNTEIDAAVPGIERLGLSKTRLYRSWSAASGGERREPGAIVIVRIVFDGPDAERQRAWVDGVLEALDSDPVKDKGLISAHFHVSTDGTEVVNYAEWETEQAHIDVLAAAEGVDSLTPQWRRVREFPGVTSSGTVARYRFAYGFVPSWA
- a CDS encoding SGNH/GDSL hydrolase family protein; translated protein: MTTTRQHPYARYVALGDSQTEGLGDGDEAHGYRGWADRLAEILAAVNPDLTYANLAVRGRLTAGIKAEQLGPALALKPDLVTVMAGMNDLVRPGFDAARVAADLEEMFTELTAAGAHVATVTFPDIGRIAPLARRALPRVLDLNARIRAAADRHGVTVLDTFPHRVTTDPRLWSGDRLHASPLGHARIAEGMADALGLPGHEDWLTTLPPLALVSVLGEATAEARWLAGFMGPWLWRRMRGRSSGDGREAKRPALGAVTVPARERA
- a CDS encoding DUF4235 domain-containing protein codes for the protein MTKATMLYKPVGMAFGMLGGMAAGALFQRTWKAVAGEDDAPDAHDEERTWREILAAAAIQGAIFAVVRAAVERGGAVSVRRVTGRWPD
- a CDS encoding DUF3618 domain-containing protein, giving the protein MTSTPNDPKDPTDPTDSTDPTDPDELRTQIEETRGRLGETVEELAAKADVKTRARHRAEAVKGQVRGTAAQMKDKMTEQAARAKGKAAQEAGHAKSVTAEGAAQAKGKAIEGAAQVKGKAIEGAALAKGKAAEGAALAKGAVLGAKARAEEHQTVVQAEEKVAEAARLVQENTPEPVRSVATGVARAGRRRPGAFVAAGAGVLLAFVVLRRRKGGGRR
- a CDS encoding phage holin family protein — translated: MTGTRDERPIRDPAQHSVGQLVEQATTQLSELVRQEMRLAGQEMAEKGKRAGRGGGLLGAAGAISYIGLMALAATAIAALSLALPVWAAALIVTGVLFAVAGVLAAVGRGQLKRAVPPVPQEAIDSVKADVEEIKGRAHR